A genomic segment from Sparus aurata chromosome 20, fSpaAur1.1, whole genome shotgun sequence encodes:
- the LOC115571500 gene encoding uncharacterized protein LOC115571500 isoform X1, which yields MQLTAQSFSLQTSSRLLKLKLLLSDSNMVLGLFGRLSWICVLFSSGACFPATKGDYRYPYTAAWGSAGGPAPGSNLQSEGSRSPEASSLSLGYVSPPVGTGKKTPSFSAQLQPVAGTSGGSNLGPVYEAPHSGFAYPAGNTATAYGSGPSSGYNVAPLSYDNSGSPGLPWVEQPAGGADASFYDPSNWMPSRPFPDLSVWDSGDQMSQGASETSPLPPSSYIVQSRNGYLRAREVLSHTNYSPEYPQPPGYPSKAVKAPSGSAPATGPKGGHSVPLG from the exons ATGCAGCTCACAGCACAAAGCTTCAGTCTACAAACCTCCAGCAGGCTGCTGAAGCTCaaactgctgctctctgactcAAACATGGTGCTCGGGCTCTTTGGAAG GCTTTCTTGGATCTGTGTGCTGTTCAGCAGCGGTGCTTGTTTTCCTGCAACTAAAGGAG ACTACAGATATCCCTACACCGCTGCATGGGGCTCTGCTGGTGGACCTGCTCCTGGATCAAACCTTCAGTCTGAAGGTTCCAGATCTCCTGAAGCGTCTTCCCTGAGCCTGGGGTACGTCAGCCCTCCTGTCGGCACTGGGAAGAAGACTCCGAGCTTCTCCGCGCAGCTTCAGCCTGTTGCTGGAACCAGCGGAGGATCCAACCTGGGCCCCGTCTACGAGGCTCCTCATTCTGGCTTTGCGTACCCTGCTGGGAACACGGCTACAGCCTACGGCTCTGGTCCAAGCTCTGGGTACAATGTAGCACCTCTCTCTTACGACAACTCTGGTTCTCCAGGCCTTCCTTGGGTCGAGCAGCCTGCAGGGGGGGCTGACGCCTCGTTCTACGACCCGAGCAACTGGATGCCGTCGCGTCCTTTCCCGGACCTCAGCGTCTGGGACTCTGGCGACCAGATGTCACAGGGCGCGAGTGAGACGTCCCCTCTGCCGCCTTCATCCTACATCGTCCAGTCCAGGAACGGCTACCTGCGAGCACGAGAAGTCCTGTCCCACACCAACTACTCCCCAGAATACCCTCAGCCGCCAGGCTATCCCTCAAAGGCCGTCAAGGCACCAAGCGGGTCTGCACCGGCAACCGGACCTAAAGGAGGACACAGCGTCCCACTTG GTTGA
- the LOC115571500 gene encoding uncharacterized protein LOC115571500 isoform X2 produces MALGLFGRLSWICVLFSSGACFPATKGDYRYPYTAAWGSAGGPAPGSNLQSEGSRSPEASSLSLGYVSPPVGTGKKTPSFSAQLQPVAGTSGGSNLGPVYEAPHSGFAYPAGNTATAYGSGPSSGYNVAPLSYDNSGSPGLPWVEQPAGGADASFYDPSNWMPSRPFPDLSVWDSGDQMSQGASETSPLPPSSYIVQSRNGYLRAREVLSHTNYSPEYPQPPGYPSKAVKAPSGSAPATGPKGGHSVPLG; encoded by the exons GCTTTCTTGGATCTGTGTGCTGTTCAGCAGCGGTGCTTGTTTTCCTGCAACTAAAGGAG ACTACAGATATCCCTACACCGCTGCATGGGGCTCTGCTGGTGGACCTGCTCCTGGATCAAACCTTCAGTCTGAAGGTTCCAGATCTCCTGAAGCGTCTTCCCTGAGCCTGGGGTACGTCAGCCCTCCTGTCGGCACTGGGAAGAAGACTCCGAGCTTCTCCGCGCAGCTTCAGCCTGTTGCTGGAACCAGCGGAGGATCCAACCTGGGCCCCGTCTACGAGGCTCCTCATTCTGGCTTTGCGTACCCTGCTGGGAACACGGCTACAGCCTACGGCTCTGGTCCAAGCTCTGGGTACAATGTAGCACCTCTCTCTTACGACAACTCTGGTTCTCCAGGCCTTCCTTGGGTCGAGCAGCCTGCAGGGGGGGCTGACGCCTCGTTCTACGACCCGAGCAACTGGATGCCGTCGCGTCCTTTCCCGGACCTCAGCGTCTGGGACTCTGGCGACCAGATGTCACAGGGCGCGAGTGAGACGTCCCCTCTGCCGCCTTCATCCTACATCGTCCAGTCCAGGAACGGCTACCTGCGAGCACGAGAAGTCCTGTCCCACACCAACTACTCCCCAGAATACCCTCAGCCGCCAGGCTATCCCTCAAAGGCCGTCAAGGCACCAAGCGGGTCTGCACCGGCAACCGGACCTAAAGGAGGACACAGCGTCCCACTTG GTTGA